The proteins below are encoded in one region of Brevundimonas fontaquae:
- a CDS encoding transglutaminase family protein: MRIRIDHSTRYAYARPARFIVQMLRLTPKSCESQQVRDWRIETDVDARLRRSEDAFGNIVHSLYTERPTDALTIRVTGEVSTVETGGVVKGQAERLSPIVYLRDTPMTKADAGIVDFARSIPEGATLGRMHQLMGALKDTVAFEVGSTSASHTAAEAFAQKRGVCQDHSQIFISAARLLGVPARYVSGHLSRQDGRHDQDAAHAWAEAWVENLGWVGFDPANGICPTEHYVRVAVGLDARGATPIRGTSYGGGQEQLTVALNVRPVQQSQQQLQSSGWPR, from the coding sequence ATGCGGATCCGGATCGATCACTCCACCCGCTACGCCTACGCCCGGCCCGCGCGCTTCATCGTCCAGATGCTGCGCCTGACGCCCAAGTCGTGTGAGAGCCAGCAGGTCCGCGACTGGCGGATCGAAACCGATGTGGACGCCCGGCTGCGGCGCAGCGAGGACGCGTTCGGCAACATCGTTCACAGCCTCTACACCGAGCGGCCGACCGACGCCCTGACCATCCGCGTCACCGGCGAGGTCTCGACCGTCGAGACGGGCGGCGTCGTGAAAGGGCAGGCCGAACGCCTGTCGCCCATCGTCTATCTGCGCGACACCCCGATGACCAAGGCCGACGCCGGCATCGTCGATTTCGCCCGCTCCATTCCTGAGGGCGCGACGCTGGGCCGGATGCATCAGTTGATGGGCGCGCTGAAGGATACGGTGGCGTTCGAGGTCGGCTCGACCTCCGCCTCCCACACCGCCGCCGAGGCCTTTGCTCAGAAGCGCGGCGTCTGTCAGGACCATTCGCAGATCTTCATCTCGGCCGCACGCCTGCTGGGCGTGCCGGCCCGCTATGTCTCGGGCCACCTCAGCCGTCAGGACGGACGCCACGATCAGGACGCCGCCCATGCCTGGGCCGAGGCCTGGGTCGAGAACCTGGGCTGGGTCGGGTTCGATCCCGCCAACGGCATCTGTCCGACCGAACACTATGTTCGGGTCGCGGTCGGCCTGGACGCGCGCGGCGCCACCCCGATCCGGGGCACGAGCTATGGCGGCGGCCAGGAGCAGCTGACCGTCGCTCTGAATGTGCGGCCGGTGCAACAGAGCCAGCAACAACTGCAATCCAGTGGATGGCCCCGATAG
- a CDS encoding peptidase, with protein MLVDDGLAMIADTRTNAGVDNISSYRKLHIYKSPGERILAVATAGNLSVTQTALAMVAAGVKLPDSTELETLQTAPTLFRAAQLLGHAMASVRASINTPPTPTADGLNVTASMLLGGQIAGGKMGLYLIYGQGNFIECGPDTPYLQIGELKYGKPILDRALHSSTSLSEAVKLGLISFDSTIRSNIAVGPPLDLIVMKRDQLMGTARRIEADDPYFRDLGRRWSEALAAAHRAMPDPTWLDIDTSAPQRSISAVG; from the coding sequence ATGCTGGTGGACGACGGGTTGGCGATGATCGCCGACACGCGCACCAATGCGGGCGTGGACAACATCTCGTCCTATCGCAAACTTCACATCTACAAGTCGCCGGGCGAGCGGATCCTGGCGGTCGCGACGGCGGGCAATCTGTCGGTCACCCAGACGGCGCTGGCCATGGTCGCAGCTGGGGTCAAACTGCCGGACTCAACTGAGCTTGAAACGCTCCAGACCGCCCCGACCCTGTTCCGCGCCGCCCAACTTCTGGGTCATGCGATGGCCAGCGTGCGCGCCAGCATCAATACGCCGCCGACGCCGACCGCAGACGGGTTGAACGTCACCGCCTCCATGCTGCTGGGCGGTCAGATCGCCGGTGGCAAGATGGGGCTCTATCTGATCTACGGGCAGGGCAACTTCATCGAGTGCGGGCCCGATACGCCCTATTTGCAGATCGGCGAGCTGAAGTACGGCAAGCCTATTCTGGACCGCGCCCTGCACAGCTCCACCTCCCTGTCCGAGGCGGTGAAGCTGGGGCTGATCTCGTTCGATTCGACCATCCGCTCGAACATTGCCGTCGGGCCGCCGCTGGACCTGATCGTGATGAAGCGCGACCAACTGATGGGCACGGCGCGGCGCATTGAGGCGGATGATCCCTATTTCCGCGATTTGGGCCGGCGTTGGTCCGAAGCCCTGGCCGCCGCCCACCGCGCCATGCCTGATCCGACCTGGCTGGATATCGACACGTCGGCGCCTCAGAGGAGCATAAGCGCCGTCGGCTAA
- a CDS encoding TonB-dependent receptor, with product MSESRAAALRSLLFASSAAGMLVAAPAIAADVTAEDGVVVTADQSQPANLGTIDVNGQFKKREPQSPEFVAPLVNTPRAVTIIPEQVITQTAATSLEDLLRNSPGITFGAGEGGQPLADRPFIRGQSSANNIFVDGVRDAGGQQREVFDLEQVEVIKGADSVYSGRGSGGGSINLGSKQPRLTDSVSASAGVGTDSYYRATVDGNWRLNETSAFRLNLLATEGDVPGRREVDFEKYGLAMALGLGLGTDTSATINYYRLRADSMPDYGIPLDRKLDNNWAIQTTDSRILNVPYDSFYGLKARDYMRNEVDSVTVKLEHRFSDSLFLRNLTRYSETLNDYVVTNPGDGGVAVLVGDTWWMRRGLKSRWNPAETFANVTDVYGDFTTGALKHSFDLGVEYTREINRNASHTITTTSGSTCPAELGGFDCTPVYDPNPSDPWSGSITRGAETHSNTTSWGVYGADSIAFGANWVLNLGVRYDRYETEGSAIARGQTTPTFGEFEWDFVNYQVGLVYKPSENTSLYASYSTSSTPPTVSGGDQNGATGGQGSGNLSGQVLDPEDTENYEIGAKAELFGQKLSLSGALFRTTRKNAQILISDGVYAQAGEVEVKGLELGVSGNITPSWSVFGGYTYMDSELVRGAYNNANVGDPLANTPKNSFSLFTTYQLLSKLSVGGGVYYVDDRFGGNQGGAGGGTARVYAPSYTRLDLFAAYDLTDRATLQLNVKNVTDEEYIMRTNGVHHADVAAGRQAILALNLRF from the coding sequence ATGTCCGAATCCCGCGCCGCCGCGCTCCGCTCGCTTCTCTTCGCCTCCAGCGCCGCCGGCATGCTGGTCGCCGCCCCCGCCATCGCCGCTGATGTGACCGCTGAGGACGGCGTGGTCGTCACGGCCGACCAGTCCCAGCCCGCCAATCTGGGCACGATCGACGTCAATGGTCAGTTCAAGAAACGAGAGCCGCAAAGCCCGGAGTTCGTCGCGCCTTTGGTGAACACCCCCCGTGCGGTCACCATCATTCCTGAACAGGTGATCACTCAAACGGCGGCGACGTCGCTTGAAGACCTGTTGCGCAACTCGCCAGGTATCACCTTCGGCGCGGGCGAGGGCGGTCAGCCGCTTGCCGACCGACCGTTCATCCGGGGGCAGTCCTCGGCCAACAACATCTTCGTCGATGGCGTGCGTGACGCCGGCGGTCAGCAGCGCGAGGTCTTCGATTTGGAGCAGGTCGAAGTGATCAAAGGGGCCGATTCCGTCTATTCGGGTCGTGGTTCCGGCGGCGGCAGCATCAACCTCGGCTCCAAACAGCCGCGGCTGACCGATTCCGTCAGCGCCAGCGCGGGCGTGGGCACGGACAGTTACTATCGCGCCACGGTGGACGGCAACTGGCGCTTGAACGAGACCAGCGCCTTCCGCCTGAACCTGCTGGCGACCGAGGGCGATGTGCCGGGTCGTCGCGAGGTGGACTTTGAAAAATATGGCTTGGCCATGGCGCTCGGCCTTGGTCTGGGAACCGACACCTCGGCGACGATCAACTATTACCGTCTGAGAGCTGATTCGATGCCCGACTACGGCATTCCGCTGGATCGCAAGCTGGACAACAACTGGGCGATTCAGACGACCGACAGCCGCATCCTGAACGTCCCTTACGACAGCTTCTACGGGCTGAAGGCGCGCGACTACATGCGTAATGAGGTCGACAGCGTCACGGTCAAGTTGGAACACCGATTCAGCGACAGCCTTTTCTTGCGCAATCTGACCCGTTATTCCGAGACGCTGAACGATTACGTCGTGACCAACCCGGGTGACGGCGGCGTGGCTGTTCTGGTCGGCGACACCTGGTGGATGAGGCGAGGCCTGAAGTCTCGATGGAATCCGGCGGAGACCTTCGCCAACGTCACGGATGTGTACGGCGATTTCACCACGGGCGCGCTGAAGCACAGCTTCGACCTGGGTGTCGAATACACCCGCGAGATCAATCGCAACGCCTCCCACACGATCACCACCACCAGTGGATCGACCTGTCCAGCTGAACTGGGCGGCTTCGACTGCACGCCGGTGTATGACCCCAATCCAAGCGACCCTTGGAGCGGCTCCATCACGCGGGGCGCCGAAACGCACTCCAACACCACGAGCTGGGGCGTATATGGGGCGGATTCGATCGCCTTCGGCGCGAACTGGGTGCTGAACCTGGGCGTGCGCTACGACCGATACGAGACCGAAGGCAGCGCGATCGCGCGCGGTCAAACGACCCCGACCTTCGGCGAGTTCGAATGGGACTTCGTCAACTATCAGGTCGGGCTGGTTTACAAGCCGAGCGAGAACACCAGTCTGTACGCCTCCTACTCGACCTCTTCGACCCCGCCCACGGTCTCGGGCGGCGATCAGAACGGCGCCACCGGCGGCCAAGGCAGCGGCAATCTGTCCGGACAGGTTCTCGACCCTGAAGACACCGAAAACTATGAAATCGGCGCCAAGGCCGAACTGTTCGGCCAGAAGCTGAGCCTGAGCGGGGCCCTGTTCCGAACGACCCGCAAAAACGCACAGATCCTGATTTCCGATGGGGTCTACGCCCAGGCGGGCGAGGTCGAGGTCAAGGGGCTGGAACTCGGCGTCTCGGGCAACATCACCCCGTCCTGGAGCGTGTTCGGCGGCTACACCTATATGGATTCCGAACTCGTGCGCGGCGCCTACAACAACGCCAATGTTGGTGACCCGCTGGCCAACACGCCCAAGAACAGCTTCAGCCTGTTCACCACCTACCAGCTGTTGTCGAAGTTGAGCGTGGGCGGCGGCGTCTATTACGTAGACGACCGGTTCGGCGGCAACCAGGGCGGGGCCGGGGGCGGAACGGCGCGGGTCTATGCACCCAGCTACACCCGCCTGGACCTGTTCGCCGCCTATGATCTGACGGACCGCGCGACGCTTCAGCTGAACGTCAAGAATGTGACGGACGAGGAATACATCATGCGCACCAACGGCGTTCACCACGCCGATGTGGCCGCAGGTCGCCAGGCCATCCTGGCCCTGAACCTGCGCTTCTAA
- a CDS encoding Fe2+-dependent dioxygenase, with protein MLLQIPEVFSKAEVAALRARLDAGPWADGNATSGHQSATAKKNLQLPEESDVAKEVSALIVQALNANPMFVAAALPHTIFPPLFNRYEGGGEFGLHVDNAIRQSRNGGAIRIRSDLSATLFLSEPEDYDGGELIIEEMYGAQAIKLPAGDLVLYPSKSLHRVTPVTRGARVSSFMWMQSLVRDDADRETLFRLDIATQRVATERGPKDQAVIELTGVYHNLLRRWTEL; from the coding sequence GTGCTGCTGCAGATTCCGGAAGTCTTCTCCAAGGCCGAGGTCGCGGCTCTGCGTGCCCGGCTGGACGCCGGGCCGTGGGCGGACGGCAACGCCACCTCCGGCCATCAATCGGCGACGGCGAAGAAGAACCTGCAATTGCCCGAAGAGTCGGACGTGGCGAAGGAGGTCTCGGCCCTGATCGTCCAGGCGCTGAACGCCAATCCGATGTTTGTGGCGGCGGCCCTGCCGCACACGATCTTTCCGCCCCTGTTCAACCGCTACGAAGGCGGGGGCGAGTTCGGCCTGCATGTCGATAACGCCATCCGCCAGTCCCGCAACGGCGGGGCGATCCGCATTCGCAGCGACCTGTCGGCGACCTTGTTCCTGTCCGAGCCCGAGGACTACGACGGCGGCGAACTGATCATCGAGGAGATGTACGGGGCGCAGGCGATCAAGCTGCCGGCTGGCGATCTGGTCCTCTATCCGTCGAAGAGCCTGCACCGCGTCACGCCGGTGACGCGCGGGGCGCGGGTGTCGTCCTTCATGTGGATGCAGAGCCTGGTGCGCGACGACGCCGATCGCGAGACCCTGTTCCGTCTGGACATCGCCACCCAGCGCGTGGCGACCGAGAGGGGACCGAAGGATCAGGCGGTGATCGAATTGACCGGCGTCTATCACAATCTGCTGCGGCGCTGGACCGAGCTCTGA
- a CDS encoding PepSY-associated TM helix domain-containing protein has protein sequence MTELATQRQAETAAKGLKPKAALNGARSFWLKQLHSWHWISAAVSLVGMILFAVTGITLNHAASIPGDPVTVEQTATLPAPLLQRLASFPQETTEPVPDAVARWASEALKVEIAGKPTETTAQEVYVALAMPGGDGWVTIDRATGETLHEKTTRGWIAYLNDLHKGRNAGVVWFWFIDVFAAACVIFAVTGLGLMLLHAKGRPSTWPLAALGLLIPVVIALIFIH, from the coding sequence GTGACCGAACTCGCCACACAGCGTCAGGCCGAAACCGCAGCCAAGGGCCTGAAACCCAAGGCGGCGCTGAACGGCGCACGGTCGTTCTGGCTGAAGCAGCTGCATAGCTGGCACTGGATTTCAGCGGCGGTCAGCCTGGTCGGAATGATTCTGTTCGCGGTCACCGGAATCACCCTGAACCATGCGGCCTCGATCCCCGGCGATCCGGTTACGGTCGAACAGACCGCGACCTTGCCGGCGCCCCTGCTGCAGCGGTTGGCCAGTTTCCCGCAGGAGACGACCGAGCCTGTCCCCGACGCCGTCGCGCGCTGGGCGTCCGAGGCGCTCAAGGTCGAGATCGCCGGCAAGCCGACCGAGACGACGGCGCAAGAGGTCTATGTCGCCCTGGCCATGCCTGGCGGCGACGGATGGGTCACCATCGACCGTGCGACCGGCGAGACCCTGCACGAGAAGACGACGCGCGGCTGGATCGCCTACCTCAACGACCTGCACAAGGGTCGCAACGCCGGCGTGGTCTGGTTCTGGTTCATCGACGTGTTCGCGGCGGCCTGCGTCATCTTCGCCGTCACAGGCCTAGGCCTGATGCTCCTGCACGCCAAGGGTCGGCCCTCGACCTGGCCGCTGGCGGCTCTGGGCCTGCTGATCCCCGTCGTCATCGCCCTGATCTTCATTCACTGA
- a CDS encoding DUF2271 domain-containing protein, giving the protein MRLLPVVITTVGLAAAAAPAMAADLTVSVEIPRLNTASYHRPYVAVWIEKPDQSAERTLAVWYQQTRNNEGDGKDWLKDLRTWWRKGGRAMSLPADGVSGATRAPGRQTVTVPAARLRNLQPGQYNIVVEAARELGGREVVRVPFRWGAANTGAGTGSTELGAVRVAVSR; this is encoded by the coding sequence ATGCGCCTTCTTCCCGTCGTCATCACCACCGTCGGCCTGGCCGCCGCCGCTGCGCCCGCCATGGCCGCCGACCTGACGGTGTCGGTCGAGATTCCGCGTCTGAACACCGCCTCCTATCATCGCCCCTATGTCGCGGTGTGGATCGAAAAGCCGGACCAATCCGCCGAACGCACTCTGGCGGTCTGGTATCAGCAGACCCGGAATAACGAGGGCGACGGCAAGGACTGGCTGAAGGATCTGCGCACCTGGTGGCGCAAGGGCGGTCGGGCCATGAGCCTGCCGGCCGACGGCGTATCCGGCGCCACGCGCGCGCCGGGCCGCCAGACCGTCACCGTGCCCGCCGCCCGGCTGCGCAACCTTCAGCCCGGCCAGTACAACATCGTCGTCGAGGCGGCCCGCGAACTGGGCGGACGCGAGGTCGTGCGCGTGCCCTTCCGCTGGGGCGCGGCCAACACCGGCGCCGGAACCGGCTCCACCGAACTGGGCGCCGTGCGCGTCGCCGTCTCTCGCTGA
- a CDS encoding DUF4198 domain-containing protein, whose product MKKTIALLTLAAALAAPMAAQAHRAWLAPTATTLSGTDAWVGFDAGMSNQVFNPDHAAMRLTGLTITAPDGSAVRPENAMQGRYRSTFDAHLTQNGTYKIANVMGGVMASYTLNGEQKRWRGAASEYPAGLPEGASNVQATRTASRIETFVTLNNPTDTVFKTTGEGLELVPVTHPNDLVVGEPATFKLLNNGQPAADIDVTVARGGLRYRDNPEESTVKTNAEGAFTITWPEAGMYWLNASVRTEGQGETLGSNASYVAAMEVLP is encoded by the coding sequence ATGAAGAAGACGATCGCCCTGCTGACGCTGGCCGCAGCACTGGCCGCCCCCATGGCCGCCCAGGCCCACCGCGCCTGGCTGGCGCCCACCGCCACGACCCTGTCGGGCACGGACGCCTGGGTCGGATTCGACGCCGGCATGTCGAACCAGGTGTTCAACCCCGACCACGCCGCGATGCGCCTGACCGGCCTGACCATCACCGCGCCGGACGGCTCGGCGGTCCGGCCCGAGAACGCCATGCAGGGCCGCTATCGCTCGACCTTCGACGCCCATCTGACCCAGAACGGCACCTACAAGATCGCCAATGTCATGGGCGGCGTCATGGCCAGCTACACCCTGAACGGCGAACAGAAGCGCTGGCGCGGCGCGGCCTCGGAATACCCGGCGGGCCTGCCCGAGGGCGCGAGCAATGTTCAGGCGACCCGCACCGCCAGCCGGATCGAGACCTTCGTCACCCTTAACAATCCGACCGACACCGTCTTCAAAACGACCGGCGAGGGGCTTGAACTGGTTCCCGTCACCCACCCGAACGATCTGGTGGTGGGCGAGCCTGCCACCTTTAAGCTGCTGAACAACGGCCAGCCGGCGGCTGACATCGACGTCACCGTGGCGCGCGGCGGTCTGCGTTACCGCGACAACCCCGAAGAATCGACGGTCAAGACCAACGCCGAGGGCGCCTTCACAATCACCTGGCCGGAAGCAGGCATGTACTGGCTGAACGCCTCGGTCCGCACCGAAGGCCAGGGCGAAACGCTGGGTTCCAACGCCAGCTATGTGGCGGCGATGGAAGTCCTGCCCTAA
- a CDS encoding FAD:protein FMN transferase — translation MSDIPPSRGSRAAPPTVNIGDRADNRVLVPAIEGAPPRPPSNLIRSLGGQTMGTTWSARVIAPPGVGEAEVQAAIEEELATVVGLFSPWEPSSEISRFNTAPAGVWAVSQPFWDLLDAAMTLGDETNGAVDPTLGALVDLWGFGPPGPRSALLPVPAEEEIAAAAAVSGWQKLRLNGDARAVMQMGGMRLDFSGIAKGHAVDRVSDRLMAMGATSHLIEIGGELKGRGVKPDAQPWWVEIERVEGSPAPHTVAALFDLAVATSGDYRRAFRHDGRLYPHTIDGPTGRPVSNNLSSVTVLHPSAMMADAYATALTVMGPFDGPDYAEAVGLMAHFVERTERGPVERMSPAFAALLDDDGDRPG, via the coding sequence ATGTCCGACATTCCCCCCTCGCGCGGTTCACGCGCCGCCCCGCCCACGGTCAATATCGGCGACCGCGCCGACAACCGTGTCCTCGTGCCCGCGATCGAAGGCGCGCCGCCCCGTCCCCCTAGCAACCTGATTCGCTCGCTGGGCGGCCAAACCATGGGCACGACCTGGAGCGCGCGCGTCATCGCCCCGCCAGGCGTCGGTGAGGCCGAGGTCCAGGCGGCAATCGAAGAGGAGCTTGCGACCGTCGTCGGTCTGTTCAGCCCGTGGGAGCCGTCCAGCGAGATCAGCCGCTTCAACACCGCGCCCGCCGGCGTCTGGGCCGTATCCCAGCCGTTCTGGGATCTGCTGGATGCGGCGATGACCCTGGGCGACGAAACCAACGGCGCGGTCGATCCGACCCTGGGCGCCTTGGTCGATCTGTGGGGCTTCGGCCCGCCCGGACCGCGTTCGGCCTTGTTGCCCGTCCCGGCCGAAGAAGAGATCGCCGCGGCTGCGGCCGTGTCGGGCTGGCAAAAGCTGCGGCTGAACGGCGATGCGCGCGCGGTTATGCAGATGGGCGGGATGAGGCTGGATTTCTCCGGCATCGCCAAAGGTCATGCGGTGGATCGCGTGTCCGACCGCCTGATGGCGATGGGCGCGACCTCGCACCTGATCGAGATTGGCGGGGAGCTGAAGGGGCGCGGCGTCAAGCCGGACGCCCAGCCGTGGTGGGTCGAGATCGAGCGGGTCGAGGGTTCGCCTGCGCCCCACACCGTGGCGGCCCTGTTCGATCTCGCCGTGGCGACCAGCGGCGACTATCGCCGCGCGTTCCGCCATGACGGGCGCCTTTATCCCCATACGATCGACGGACCGACCGGTCGTCCGGTCAGCAATAATCTGAGCTCGGTCACCGTCCTGCACCCCTCGGCCATGATGGCCGACGCCTACGCCACGGCGTTGACGGTCATGGGGCCGTTTGACGGACCGGACTACGCCGAGGCCGTGGGTCTGATGGCCCATTTCGTCGAACGCACCGAGCGCGGGCCGGTCGAGCGGATGTCGCCGGCTTTCGCCGCTCTGCTTGACGACGACGGAGATCGTCCGGGGTGA
- a CDS encoding sulfite reductase subunit alpha: MTADPQRWLWAVGALALWLALIAVIVWRERKARAAAHARSDALAGAGEGRPVLIAFASQTGFAEELAWMTARSLGDGGVGARVLSFADLDVQTLKSTDRALLIVSTTGEGDPPDSAARFVRKVMGEATDLSKLRFGLLALGDRSYDQFCGFGHAVDGWLRRAGAEPLFDMVEVDNGEAGAIRHWQHQLNQITGSVTAPDWTPPAYDPWRLVERTLVNPGSPGGEAYHLAFEAVGATPDWSAGDIAEVGLPERDGVTPGSREYSIASLPSDGRVEFLIRLMRHPDGAPGLASGWLTQDLALGDQVGMRLRANRSFHGPADETPMILIGNGTGIAGLRAHLKSRTASGGAWLLFGERTQAHDAFFDAELQAWLASGVLRRLDRSFSRDAGDGRYVQDLVAAAADELRAWGSRGAAIYVCGSLEGMSQGVHAALESALGADVVLTLLEDGRYRRDVY; this comes from the coding sequence GTGACAGCCGATCCGCAGCGCTGGCTGTGGGCGGTCGGGGCCTTGGCGCTTTGGCTGGCCCTGATCGCCGTCATCGTCTGGCGCGAACGCAAGGCCAGGGCGGCGGCCCACGCGCGGTCTGATGCTCTGGCGGGAGCAGGTGAGGGACGGCCGGTGCTGATCGCCTTCGCCAGCCAGACGGGCTTCGCCGAAGAACTGGCGTGGATGACGGCGCGGTCTCTGGGCGATGGCGGCGTGGGTGCGCGGGTGCTGTCCTTCGCCGATCTGGATGTGCAGACGCTGAAGTCGACGGACCGGGCGCTGCTGATCGTCTCCACGACGGGCGAGGGCGATCCGCCAGACAGCGCCGCCAGGTTCGTGCGTAAGGTCATGGGCGAGGCGACGGACCTGTCGAAGCTGCGCTTCGGTCTGCTGGCGCTGGGCGACCGCAGCTATGATCAGTTCTGCGGGTTCGGCCATGCGGTCGACGGCTGGCTGAGACGCGCGGGCGCCGAACCCCTCTTCGACATGGTCGAGGTCGACAACGGCGAGGCCGGCGCCATCCGCCACTGGCAGCACCAACTGAACCAGATCACCGGCAGCGTGACGGCCCCCGACTGGACCCCGCCCGCCTACGACCCCTGGCGGCTGGTCGAACGCACCCTCGTCAATCCGGGCAGTCCCGGCGGCGAGGCCTATCATCTGGCGTTCGAGGCTGTGGGCGCGACGCCCGACTGGTCGGCCGGCGACATCGCCGAGGTCGGCCTGCCTGAGCGTGACGGCGTCACGCCGGGTTCGCGCGAATATTCCATCGCCTCCCTGCCGTCGGACGGTCGGGTCGAGTTTCTGATCCGCCTGATGCGCCATCCCGACGGCGCCCCGGGTCTGGCGTCGGGATGGCTGACGCAAGACCTGGCGCTGGGTGATCAGGTCGGAATGCGCCTGCGCGCGAACCGCAGCTTCCACGGCCCGGCGGACGAAACGCCGATGATCCTGATCGGCAACGGAACAGGCATCGCTGGTTTGCGCGCGCATTTGAAGTCGCGCACGGCGTCGGGCGGGGCCTGGCTGCTGTTCGGAGAACGGACCCAGGCGCACGACGCCTTCTTCGATGCGGAGTTGCAGGCCTGGCTGGCGTCGGGCGTGCTGCGGCGGCTTGATCGGAGCTTCTCGCGCGATGCGGGCGACGGCAGATATGTGCAGGACCTAGTAGCGGCTGCAGCCGACGAACTGCGTGCCTGGGGCTCGCGCGGCGCGGCGATCTACGTCTGCGGCAGTCTGGAAGGCATGTCGCAAGGCGTGCATGCCGCGCTGGAAAGCGCGCTGGGCGCGGACGTGGTGCTGACCCTGCTGGAAGACGGCCGCTACCGCCGTGACGTGTACTGA
- a CDS encoding UDP-N-acetylmuramate--L-alanine ligase has product MNQDASYFFCGIGGSGMLPLAMIVQARGAVIEGSDRALDQGRTPEKFNWLRAHGVTLYPQDGSGVTRADQTVIATGAIEETVPDIGAARRAGATIKTRPELLSELFNAAPTSVGVAGTSGKSTITGMIAWILHQTGREPTVMNGAVMKNFADADHPFASALIGGPDVFVSEVDESDGSIARYDPTVAVVSNISLDHKSMEELRDLFGGFTARATTAVLNLDNPETAALAQTLPAGKAITFGLGEEKADLSGHDLQPLPTGMRFRLIEGWSEHDVVLNVPGAHNVANALAALGATRALGVPTAEAVKALETFAGIRRRMEVVGTAGDITVIDDFAHNPDKIAATLKTLHAFDGRLLILFQPHGFGPLKLMKSEFIDGFAGLMREDDVLLMPEPVYYGGTTDRSVGSEDIASGVRASGRQAEALATRADCGDRVVEIAKPGDRVIVMGARDDTLSTFAAELLGRLGQ; this is encoded by the coding sequence ATGAACCAAGACGCCTCCTATTTCTTCTGCGGCATCGGCGGGTCGGGCATGCTGCCCCTGGCCATGATCGTCCAGGCGCGCGGCGCCGTGATCGAAGGATCGGACCGGGCGCTGGATCAGGGCCGTACGCCCGAGAAGTTCAACTGGCTGCGCGCCCACGGCGTGACCCTGTATCCCCAGGACGGATCGGGCGTGACCCGCGCGGATCAGACCGTCATCGCCACCGGCGCCATTGAGGAGACGGTGCCCGACATTGGCGCGGCCAGGCGCGCGGGCGCAACCATCAAGACCCGGCCCGAACTGCTCAGCGAACTCTTCAACGCCGCCCCGACCTCGGTCGGGGTTGCGGGCACCAGCGGCAAGTCCACCATCACCGGCATGATCGCCTGGATCCTGCATCAGACGGGCCGAGAGCCGACCGTCATGAACGGGGCGGTGATGAAGAACTTCGCCGACGCCGACCATCCGTTCGCCAGCGCCCTGATCGGCGGGCCCGACGTGTTCGTGTCGGAGGTGGACGAAAGCGACGGCTCCATCGCCCGCTACGATCCGACGGTGGCGGTGGTGTCCAACATCTCGCTGGACCACAAGTCGATGGAGGAGCTGCGCGACCTGTTCGGCGGCTTCACCGCGCGGGCGACGACGGCCGTGTTGAACCTGGACAATCCCGAGACGGCGGCCCTGGCCCAGACCTTGCCGGCTGGGAAAGCGATCACCTTCGGCCTGGGCGAAGAGAAGGCCGACCTGTCCGGCCACGATCTTCAGCCCCTGCCGACGGGCATGCGGTTTCGCCTGATCGAGGGCTGGAGCGAACACGACGTGGTCCTGAACGTGCCCGGCGCGCACAATGTCGCCAACGCCCTGGCCGCGTTGGGCGCGACCCGGGCGCTTGGCGTGCCGACGGCCGAGGCGGTCAAGGCGCTGGAGACCTTCGCCGGCATCCGGCGCCGGATGGAGGTGGTCGGAACGGCGGGCGACATCACTGTCATCGACGACTTCGCCCATAACCCGGACAAGATCGCGGCCACGCTGAAGACTCTGCACGCCTTCGACGGCCGGCTGCTGATCCTGTTTCAGCCGCATGGGTTCGGGCCGCTGAAGCTGATGAAGTCCGAGTTCATCGACGGTTTCGCCGGCCTGATGCGCGAGGACGACGTGCTGCTGATGCCCGAGCCTGTCTATTACGGCGGCACCACCGACCGCAGCGTGGGATCGGAAGACATCGCCTCCGGCGTCCGCGCCTCCGGCCGTCAGGCCGAGGCGCTGGCGACGCGCGCGGACTGCGGCGACCGGGTCGTCGAGATCGCCAAGCCCGGCGATCGCGTCATCGTCATGGGCGCGCGCGACGACACCCTGTCGACCTTCGCGGCGGAACTGTTGGGGCGACTAGGCCAGTAG